The DNA sequence AGCTCACGGGTGACTCCTGCTACTTCGAGTGTATACGTCTTTTCCATGTTGCTCCCTCCTACATTCCAAATAGACTAATCAACGCTCTCATCAACAAACCTGCCAGCATTCCAAAGAATGGATCGGAAATCGCTGTAACAACCATTGTCATACCGCCTACCAGACCAGAAGACGCGTCGCCACCAGTCAAAGCAGCTGTTGCATTACCAGGAACCGTAACGATGGCACCCAGTACAAACAAGAAGCCAGAGATCGATTCGCTCGGAATGAAGCGACCGATTTTCGGCAGCAAGCCTGCAAACAGGATCGCAGCCATCAGCACCATCATCAGCACACCAGACGCAACCGGGTGAGGTGCCCCAGAAGTAGCGGAGATAATCGCCTCAACTGGCGCACCACCGAACAAAGCAGAAACCATATCAGCAACGCTACTAATGACGGAGAGCGTATCGATGTTTACATCCGCTTTCGCAATTTCACCGTTAATTTGACCAAACGCGATATTGGCTCCGATGTTGAGACATACCATCGCCATCGCCCCGCGCAGGATCGCAGGTGAGAACGTCAATTTCTGCAAGACGAGACGATCATTCGCTACTGGCTGAATAGGGCTTCCCTGCTTCAGAAAATAAGATACCGCACTGGACAGGATGACAGAGACGGTTACCGTATAAACCAGGTCTTTCGTCAAGAAGTAAGTAAGAAGACCGGATGCCATGGAGCTGATCCCGACTGCCATGTTGTTGCGTGCCATGTCCC is a window from the Brevibacillus choshinensis genome containing:
- a CDS encoding solute carrier family 23 protein, which gives rise to MEWKDIIAALSVVLNGLPQGLLALSLGFASVPTALAFLVGAAGNAVTGSVAVVSYQAETITLAGTIGKSMKERLSMIFVGGIIMTIIGLFGFLEKIVDFIGPVITNGMMAGVGIMLARVSWDMARNNMAVGISSMASGLLTYFLTKDLVYTVTVSVILSSAVSYFLKQGSPIQPVANDRLVLQKLTFSPAILRGAMAMVCLNIGANIAFGQINGEIAKADVNIDTLSVISSVADMVSALFGGAPVEAIISATSGAPHPVASGVLMMVLMAAILFAGLLPKIGRFIPSESISGFLFVLGAIVTVPGNATAALTGGDASSGLVGGMTMVVTAISDPFFGMLAGLLMRALISLFGM